The following is a genomic window from Sphingobacterium spiritivorum.
GCTGCGCCTCGTAATTGCGCAACTTGTCACCCTCTCCGCGTTCTGTAGCAATCTTCATAAGAGAATAATCATTTTTCTTCCCGTTCTCGGGAGGTGCTCCGTAAGATTTTTTCCAATTGTCCGGATAGAAATTACCGTTTTGATCAACAAAGGAATTACTGATATTGGGCTGTTCAAAGGAATTAGGAGTTTGATTTAAAGGTACATTATGGGTAATCCCACAGGATGTAATGACAAAGAGGCAAACAAGACAGGCAATATATCTATTCATACATGCTCAATAATTTACTACAAATCTATTATTTAATCTACTTATTTTACTGATCCTCAAAAAATATTCACAGAAGTGCTGTAAATTGAATATTTTAACCCCTTCTTCTAATTCAGTATCTTTGAGCAACGATTACGTAATATGTCGACATTCTTTAAATCAAATATATTAGTATTTTTTGTTACGTTGTTTTGCATCCAGAATCTTTTGGGGCAGGAAATCCCAAAGATCGGACATCCCTGGGTGCAGCAATATACCAAATTCAATTATAATGCCGGAAATCAGAACTGGTCCGTTGCAACGGACTCAAGCGGAGTGATCTATGTAGGCAACGGCGACGGACTGCTGCAGTTTGATGGTCAGGTCTGGTCATTGCATACGCTACCTAACAAATCTACAGTAAGAGCCGTGACTGTAGGTCCGCAACAGCGCATCTATACCGGTGGTATGGGCGAATTTGGATATTGGGAGAAATCAAAAATCGGAAAGCTGACCTATCACAGCATAAGCAAACTGGTCAGCAAAGAAACAATACTGAAAGATGAGATCTGGAAAATCATCATTGATGGAAAACGAGTTATCTTTCAGTCATTTGCCAATCTGTATTGTTATGAAAACGGTAAAATAGATTTGGTAAGCGGCAACAACCAGCCATTCTTATTTGCATTCAAAGCGAATAACCGCATTTTTATAGAGAAATTACCGGGTGGACTTTTTGAACTTAAAAACAAGTCACTCATACCTCTCAAAGGCAATGAGGTCTTACGCAATCAGCTGATCCTTTCTATTCTGCCCTTATCAGGTCAGTCTGTATTAATCGGCACCGCCAAAAACGGACTATACAGCTATGATGATGAGCATGGTATTCGTCCGTGGAATAATGAAATCAATGAACAGCTCAAAAATGCACAACTCAATAACGGCATACAGGTATTTAAAGATTACTATGCATACGGGACTATTCTGAACGGTATATTTATTATCAATAAAGAAGGTCAACTCATTCAGCACATAAACAAACAAAATGGCTTGCAGAATAACACCGTATTGTCCCTTACGACTGATCTTCAGAAACAGATATGGGCCGGACTGGATAATGGTATAGCCCGTATCGATATACAATCTCCGCTATATTTCTATGCAGACAACAGCGGAAGTATAGGTACCGTATACAGTGCACGAATATTTAACGGTTATCTCTATCTGGGTACCAATCAGGGATTATTCTATAGTCCCTGGTCGTCAAATACAGCCCAAAAACCAATGAAATTCAATTTAGTCCCGCAATCACAGGGACAGGTATGGGATCTTTCGGTGATTGACGGAGAACTCATATGCGGTCATAATGACGGAACATTTAAAGTATCCGGACAACAGTTTGTCAAAATCTCAGATATGACTGGCGGATGGGTCATAAAACAGATAAAGGGACATAGCAATCTTCTGATTCAGGGAAATTATACAGGAATGGCGCTCTTCCGCAAAGGAAATAACGGTTGGACGCTCGACACCAAAATCAATAATCGCAATCTTCCTGTCAGTGCTATCGAGCAAAAGTCCGAAAATCAGTTTTGGGTGAGCAATGCTCAGGGACTTAACCTGATCAGCACAGATTCTGCATACAGAAATATTATACAGACAAAAGAATTCGGCACAAAAGAAGGATTACCCTCCCGTACAGGCAATCATCCTACAAATCTCAACGGAAGCATTATCTTTTCTACAGACTCAGGGTTTTACAGGTATGACGACATTTCTGACAAATTTGCACCATATCGTTATTTAAATGAAAAATTGGGATCTTTTGCCTATTCCAATAAAATAATTCCGGCACAGGCCAATCAATTCTGGTTTATTAATAAGGGACATATCGCCTATGCCAGCTTTATGCCTAAGGGTGAACTTCAGATCGATTCCTCCCGATTTGCAACCTTGAAAAATCAAATGATGAAATATTATGAGAATATCAACCAGATAAGTCCAGATCTGTTTCTCATCAGTATAGACAATGGTTTTGCACTGTACAATCCTGAAACGAAGATTGAAGCGACTTCTTACAAACCCAAACCGATTATTCAGGGTGTATATAATATTACCAAAGAAATCAAAGCTTTTACAGACAGTGATGAAGAATTGAGTATTCCTTATAGCTCCAACAACATCCGTATCCGGTTTGCAATTCCATGGTACAGCTCCAGACCTGTTCGCTTTCAATATTTTCTGGAGGGGTACTCACAGGACTGGTCAGACTGGTCTGAAGAATATCAAAAGGACTTCACCAACCTACGAAACAGAAATTATACATTTAAAGTCAGGGCGCAGCTGCCGGATGGAACTATCACAGATGTCACCAGCCTGGAATTCACAGTAAATCCACCCTGGTATCTGACCTGGTGGGCATTATTGATCTACTTCTTATTATTTGCTGTCTGTATACATTACGGCAGAAAATGGTATGAGCATAAACTTGAAAAGCACCGGAAAATACTCAGAGAAAAACTAAGCAGGCAGCAGGAAGAAACGCTGAAAAAAGAAATGGAAGCAAGAGAGCGCCAGATGGTTCAATTGAAAAATGAACAACTGGAGCAGGAACTGGCGGGCAAGAACAGAGAGCTGGCAAATTCGGCAATGAATATTGTCTATAAAAATGAACTGCTCAATACCATACATGAAGAGCTGATCAGTCTGAAAGACAATGATGGCAAAAAGCTTTCCAATGAACACGTTAAAAAGATCAGCAAGATTATCAATGAAGCCTATAACGACGAACGGGACTGGAATTTGTTTGAGAAAAGTTTTAATGAAGCCCATGAAAACTTCTTCAAGAAACTAAAGAAAGACTACCCTGCACTTGTGCCGAATGATCTCAAACTTTGTGCATATCTGAGAATGAATATGAACAGTAAAGAGATTGCTTCCCTGCTGAATATTACGACCAGAGGAGTTGAAATCAGAAGGTACAGATTGCGTAAAAAGCTGAATATTCCAACGGAAAAAAATCTGTCAGAATTTCTGTTGGAGGTGTAAAAACGATAGCTCTAACACCTCTCATATTATGTGAAATTGTGTTAAATGACTACATCATTACCACACACCCCCTTGTGTGTAAATTATACACTTACACCCTTCTATGACAACGCGCAAAAACAAAAGCAACACCTTAATTGTTAATTAGTTAAACAAAATGAAAAACAAATTAAATGATTTCATTTTCTGACGATGTAATAATGTAGAGGTAGGCATCTTTGCTTTTACAACCTATACATCACATATTTGTGAGGTGTTTATTACATCCCCGAATAATATAACAACCAGTTATAAAGAGGAAAATTCGAAATCATAACTTAATCAGGTTAGCGGACTAACTAAACATTTTAAAACAATTTCATTATTTAACTAAACAAAAAAATGAGGAACTTTTTTACTTATTTCTTACTGGTATTTAGTTTAGCTCTGTCCACACCCCTGTTTGGACAGCAAATATCAATAAGCGGAACCGTCAAAGACAGCGGGACAGGAATCGGAATTGCGGGGGTGACAATTGCGATCAAAGGGGGAACGACCGCTGTTCAGAGTAATGACGAAGGTCTCTTCACCATTCAGGCAAAACCTACGGATGTCCTTCAGTTACGGTACATCGGTTATGTCACGCAGGATGTCCCGGTAAACAATCAGACAACTCTTAATATCGCTCTCGTTTCCGATAGCGAAGCTTTGGAAGAGGTCGTAGTTATTGGTTACGGTACAGCAGCTAAACGTGATCTGACAGGTTCGATAGCGTCCGTTAGCGGAAAAGATGTTGCAGACAAGCCTTCACCTAATCCGATTTCTTCTATTCAGGGAAAAGTAGCCGGTGTTCAAATCACCAACAGCGGTGAACCCGGAGGAGCGCCAAACGTAAAAATAAGAGGTACAAACTCGATCAACGGTGCCTCCCCTCTTTATGTAGTAGATGGAATCCTGAATGATAATATTAATTTCTTAAACCCATCGGATATCGAATCCATGGAAATCTTAAAAGATCCTTCTTCTTTAGCGATCTTCGGGGTACGTGGTGCCAACGGGGTAATTATTATCTCCACCAAATCCGCAAAACAAGGTGATCTTAATTTCAACTTCAACTCTACATTAGGTTTTAAAGATGTCAATCACCGTATGAAAATGACGGATGCAGAAGGATTTAAAACCCTGTATAATGAGCAGCTTAAAAATGAAGGCGCAACACCTTTCGACTATACCAACTGGAATGCAAATACAGATTGGCAGGATCAGATCTTCCAGAGAGGTATCCTGAACTACAACAACCTGAGTGTAAGTGGCGCTACAGACAAAAATAAGTTTTATATGGGTCTGGGTTATACCACCGAAGAGGGTGTAGTCAAACATGAGGAATACAAAAAACTAACGTTGAACATCAACGATGAGCTGAAAATTACCGACAATTTTAAAGTAGGAATGAACTTCAGCGGTTATAAAGCAAGCTTACCACAGATTCAGAGTGGCCTTATCAATACAGCGATTATCGCATCTCCGGTAACTCCTATTTTTAATGATGAATACGGTCTTTATCATAATACACCTCCTTTCCAGACACCACAGATCTACTCACCGATGGTAGGCCTGGAACTGAGAAAGAATACACGTATCAGTGATGAATACAGAGCGGTTGGAAGTGTATTTGCAGAACTTACTTTCCTTGAACATTTCACAGCCAAAGCCTCTTTCCTGTATGATTATGGTTTTAACGGAATCAGAAGCTATACACCTATTGTGAATGTATATGATCCTAATATACAAGGTACGGATAAGACAAGTACACTTGTACGTACCACCAGCGTATCACAAGAACAGAATACTTACAAAAAAGCACAGAGTGACTGGCTCCTGACTTACAAAAACAATTGGGGAGACCACAGTCTGACCGCTACTGCCGGATTTACAACGTACTACAGAGGATATGAAGGCATCATCACCAATGTAGGTCAGGGCAGCGGAGATCCTATCCCTAATGATCCGCGCTTCTTCTACACTACAATGGGTGATCAGACAACCAGATCTATTGGCGGATCACAATGGGAACGTGCTACATTATCTTATTTGGTAAGGGGTCTATACAACTATAAAGGCAAATACTTATTGAACGGATCCTTCAGAAGAGATGGTTCTTCGGCATTCCTTGGATCTAACAGATGGCAAAATTCAGGTGCTATCGGTGCAGGATGGGTTGTATCTGAAGAATCATTTATGCAAGAACAGCAACTCTTTGATAACTTAAAAATCAAAGGTTCATGGGGTGTATTAGGAAATGAAAACACAGGAGACGGCTACCGATATCCGGTATATCCGACACTGGTTTCAGGTAGTTCAACTTCATTTGGAGACAATATCTATCCGGCATTATCTCCGGCGTATTCCCCGGATCCTAACTTACGCTGGGAATCCGTACATTCGTGGGAAGCAGGTTTTGAAGCCAAGATGCTGAAAAACAGATTGAGCCTGGAAGCCGTTTATTACGACAAGAAAACTAAAGATATATTGGTAGAAGTACCGGGAGTAAATGGTTTCTTACCTATTCTAAGAAATGCCGGAGAAATTCAGAACAAAGGATTTGAGTTTTCTGCAGGATGGAACCAACAGCTTACTGAAGATCTGAAACTGGGTGTAAACGCAAACTTGACTACACTCAAAAACAAGGTTCTTAATCTTGTAAATGATGATTTCGCTATACTTGCAGGTAATGGTGTATCACGCACTATGTCCGGACAACCAGTAGGATATTTTTACGGTTTGAGAACTGATGGAGTATACCAGAATCAGGCTGAAGTAGATGCAGGACCAAAATCAGGTTTAGGTGCTGCTTTCAAACCCGGAGATATCAAATATGTAGATATCAACAACGATGGAACGATCAACACACAGGACAGAACCATTATCGGAAATCCTACTCCTGACTTTATCTATGGTTTCTCTGTAAATCTGAGCTATAAGAATTTTGATTTCGGAACCGAATTTATGGGGGTATCCGGAAACGAACTGATTCGTACCTGGAACAGAAACCAATACTCCACATTCAATTTTCTGGAAGACAGACTGGGAAGATGGACAGGCGAAGGAACATCTAACTTCGAGCCAATCATGGATTCCAAAAGAACAAACAACAGAGAATTCTCTTCTTACTTTATCGAAGATGGCAGTTTCTTCCGTGTTCGTAATATCCAGTTAGGATACAACTTCAAAAGAGAAGCGCTGGAAAAAATAAAACTTAAGTCATTAAGATTATTCCTGAATGCACAGAATCCATTCACCTTCTCCAAAAACACAGGATATACACCTGAAATCGGAGGAAGTGCAATTGCTGTGGGTGTAGACAACGGAACATATCCAATCCCGGCAATCTATACAGTAGGTGTGAATGTTAATTTTTAAAAATCAGAAAGTGATGAAAACAAATATTTCAACATATATATCGGCAACTCTTCTGGCACTTTTGGTGCTGAGCAGTTGTTCCAAAGATTTCTTGGATCGTAAGCCGTTAGGACAATTGACAGAAGAAGATTTACCTGCAGGTTCATTAGAAGGTCAGGTATTGGCTATCTATGCCGGATTAAGAAGCGAAGGTACAAGCGGCCTTCCTTATGTAGGCGTACACAATATGCGATCGGATGATGCCGAAATCGGATCAAGTGTAGGTGATGAAGCAGGATCGGCTCCCAATACTGATGATTTTCAATATACCACCAACTTTTGGTTGTGGGGTAACTACTGGACAGACCATTATAAGCTGATCGCATTGACGAATACAGCAATAGAGACAGCGGACTCATTGGGCAATCAGAGTCCGGAAGTAGCCAGAGGATTAGCAGAAGCAAAATTTTTTAGAGCATGGGCTTACTTCAATTTAGTACGTGCATTTGGTGAAGTACCAAAAATTGATTTTCGCGTTCGTGATCAGAAAGAAAGTATCCTTCCTAAGTCCCCTATTGCGGATATCTATGCTTTAATAGATGCCGATCTGGAATATGCAACACAGCACCTCCCTCTGAACTGGGAATCGAGATTTATAGGCCGTATCACACAAGGAGCAGCATTTGCCGTACAGGCCAAAACATTCCTGGCCAGACAACAGTATAGCAAAGCTCTTGCAGCGAGCCGTATGGTCATCAACTCAGGACAGTATAATCTGGGGGTAGCTTACAATCAGATCTTTAGAGAAAGTTCTGAAAACAGCAAGGAATCCGTATTTGAAATACAAGCATACTATGCACAGGGACAGACAAATCTGGGAATTACATATGCCGGCAGACAGGGTGTACGCGGATCCGGAGCTATGAACCTGGGATGGGGATGGAATGTACCTAATGAAAGACTTGCAAAAGCATTTGAACAAGGAGATCCAAGAAAAGATGAAACTCTTCTGTATGCAGGCCAGGTAAATACTCCTTACGGAGAACTTATTCCTGCTGCGACCGCAACAGTACCAAGAGCATATTGGAACAAAAAAGTATATACCGATCCTAAAATCCGGACGACAACAGGAAGCCAGGCCGGAGAATGGTTCAACTTCCGTGTAATCAGATATGCGGATGTCGTCCTGATGGCTGCTGAAGCTGCAAATGAAGTTGGCGAACAGGAAGCAGCACTGACTTACTTAGAGCAGATAAGAGTTCGCGCAAGAGGTGGCAACAATGCTATCCTTCCGAAAGTAACAACAACAAACCAACAGGAATTGAGACTGGCTATCAGACATGAGAGACAAGTCGAATTAGGTATGGAAAACGAACGTTTTTTTGACCTGATACGTTGGAATATCGATGCTGAAACTTTCAAAGATGCCGGCAAAACAAATTACCAGCTTAGAAACAGATACCTTCCTATCCCTCAAAATGAGATAGACCGCTCAGGTGGTGTTCTGATCCAGAACCCTAACTACTAGTGCGAATAATAAGAGCATAGGCAGCTGTCTATGCTCTTATTTAACAACATTGTATTATTAATAATAAACACCTTCCCGCCTTGAAAGCACTTATTTATACTTTTTTTATTCCGCTCCTCATATTACAATCTTGTTTTTCAAATCAGGAGCAGAAGCGTACAGACTCCCAAAGTAACTTAAAAGACAGTTTGTCTACAGACTCGCTTCTCACGCTCATCCAGAAACAAACGTTCCGGTATTTCTGGGACGGTGCGGAACCGACTTCCGGTATGGCCCGTGAACGTATACATATCGATGGTGCCTATCCGGAGAACGATCGGAATGTTGTTACCATTGGTGGTAGCGGATTTGGCATCATGGCCATCATTACAGGTATTGAGCGGCAGTTTATTTCCAAAGAAGAAGGTGCTAAGCGATTGGATCATATCATGGATTATCTGGGTCGGATAGACCGGTTCAAAGGTGCATGGTCACATTGGTACTACGGAGAAACCGGAAAAGCTAAATCGTTTAGCCAACAGGATGATGGAGCAGACATCGTCGAAACTGCTTTTATGGCAGAAGCTCTGATCGTCGTTCGCGAATATTATAAAAACGGTTCCGAAACCGAAAAAGCAATTGCAAACAAAGCAGATGCATTATGGAAAGGAATAGAATGGAATTTCTTCAGAAACGGAAAGGATGTCCTTTTCTGGCACTGGAGTCCCACATACGGATGGGGTATGAATCATGCCATACAAGGATATGATGAGTGTCTGATCACATATATACTGGCAGCCTCCTCCCCTACACATCCTATACCGGCATCTACCTATCACAAAGGATGGGCAAGAGACGGAGCAATCGTAACCGATGCTAAAAAATACGATATCCCGATGATTCTCAAGCATAATGCTCCCAACGGCGGTGTAGGTCCGCTTTTCTGGGAACATTACTCCTATCTAGGATTAGACCCCAAAGGTCTGAAAGATCAATATGCCAATTACTGGGATGTCGTCGTCAATCACAGCAAAATCAACATTGCACACGCAGAACAAAATCCAAATAAATATAAAGGCTACGGTGCAGATAAAGGATGGGGACTCACAGCCAGCTATTCTGTAAAAGGATATGATGCACACCATCCGGACAATGATCATGGCGTCATCAGTCCTACAGCAGCCCTCTCTTCAATGCCGTACACACCAAAGGAAAGTATTGCATTTGCCCGATACCTGAATCAGCATCTGGGGCAAAAAGTCTGGGGGCAGTATGGTTTCTATGATGCATACAGCGAAACGGATAACTGGTTTCCGCAGCGATACCTTGCCATAGATCAGGGGCCTATTATTGTCATGATCGAAAATTACCGGACAGGATTATTATGGAAACTCTTTATGGGCGCACCTGATGTACAAAAAGGATTGAAAGGTCTTGGTTTTACCAGTCCTCACTTTTAGTACTTCAGTAATAATTTTTTAAATACAATAGATATGAATATAAGCAGATACAGTCGATTAGTGCTGTCCATATGTACTTTGTACGTGACCAGCACTGTTACAGCACAGCAGAACAACCAGAAGATGGACAGTTTTATTAATACACTGATGTCAAAAATGACATTAGAGGAAAAAATCGGACAGCTTAATCTGGTGACAGGAGGAGAAGCAACGACAGGCAGTACGGTCAGTACGGGAGTGGAAGGAAAAATCAAATCCGGGGCTATCGGAGGTATATTTAGCATGAGTACACCACAACGTATTCGCGCTGCACAGGACCTGGCAGTGAAACAATCCCGTTTAGGTATTCCTCTTATCTTTGGAATGGATGTTATTCACGGATATAAAACGATTTTTCCGATTCCGATCGGATTAGCTTCCTCCTGGGATATGAATCTGGTAAGACAGACCGCTCAGATCGCTGCAACAGAAGCTACGGCAGATGGAATCAACTGGACATTCTCGCCAATGGTAGACATCTCCCGTGATCCACGCTGGGGCAGGTTCTCAGAAGGAAACGGAGAAGATCCTTATCTCAGTTCCAAAATCGCTGTTGAAATGGTAAAAGGCTATCAGGGTAATGACCTTGCCGCCAATAATACACTGATGGCATGTGTCAAGCATTTTGCACTGTATGGAGCAGCAGAAGCAGGAAGAGACTACAATACTACAGACATGAGTCTGCACAGAATGTACAACGAGTATCTTCCACCCTATAAAGCTGCAATCGATGCGGGAGCAGGAAGTATCATGACTTCATTCAATGATATTAACGGTGTACCTGCGACAGCCAATAAATGGCTTATGACGGATCTGTTACGCCAGCAATGGGGATTTCAGGGTATGGTCGTAACCGATTATACCGCTATAAACGAACTAATTGACCACGGACTGGGAGATCTGCAACAGGTATCCGCTCTCTCTCTGAAAGCCGGAGTAGATATGGATATGGTTGGTGAAGGTTACCTTGGAACCTTGAAAAAATCACTGGAAGAAGGTAAAGTCTCACAAGCTGATATCGACAGAGCCTGCAGATTAGTTTTGGAAGCCAAATATAAACTCGGACTATTTGAAGATCCATACAAATACTGTGATGTAAACCGTGCTAAAAACAATATACTGACTAAAGCACATCTTGCAAAGTCACGTGAAGTAGCTGCAAAATCATTTGTATTACTAAAAAATGATAAGCAAACACTCCCTTTTACAAAAAAAGGAAAAATTGCGCTGGTAGGTCCCCTTGCTAATACCGGTGCAAATATGCCGGGCACATGGAGTGTAAGTGCTGATCTGGAACATACGCCATCACTCTTGCAAGGCATGAAGGATGCATTGGGTAACAAGGTAACTATTCAGTATGCCTTAGGTACAAATCTGTTAGATGATCCTGCATATCAGGAGCGTGCTACTATGTTTGGACGTACAATTCCACGTGATAACCGCAGTGAGCAGGAACTGATAGCTGAAGCAATCAAAGCATCGGAAGGTGCAGATGCCATCGTAGCAGCATTAGGAGAAAGTTCTGAAATGAGCGGAGAAAGCTCCAGCCGTACAGAAATAGGAATACCTTCAAATCAGCAACGTCTGCTAGAGGCACTGTTAAAAACCGGAAAACCGGTAGTACTTGTGCTGTTTACAGGACGGCCACTGACACTGACCTGGGAAAATGAACATGTACCGGCGATACTGAATGTATGGTTTGGTGGTACTGAGACAGGTAAAGCTGTGGCAGATGTGTTGTTCGGAGATGTAAATCCTTCCGGAAAACTACCGGCTACTTTCCCTAAGAATGTAGGTCAGATTCCTTTATATTATAATGCAAAAACTACAGGCAGACCTTTGGAGCAGGGTAAATGGTTCCAAAAATTCAGATCCAATTATTTGGATGTAGACAACGATCCGCTTTATCCGTTTGGGTACGGATTGAGCTATTCTGCTTTTCAGTATAATAACCTTCGCTTAAGCACTTCAAAGCTCCAGAAACAAGGTAAAATCAAGGTTACTGTCGATGTAAAGAATACAGGAAAATATGACGGAGAAGAAGTCGTACAACTCTATATCCGCGACATGGTGGGTTCTGTAACACGCCCTGTGAAAGAATTGAAAGGATTTCAGAAAATAGCCTTCAAAGCTGGAGAAACAAAAGCCGTTGAATTCGAATTGACAGAAGAGGATTTAAAATTCTATAATGAAAAATTAGAATTTGTGACTGAGCCAGGCGAATTTGAAGTATACGTCGGAACAAATTCCAGAGATGTATTAACTTCTAAATTTGAATTACAAAATTAAGGAGTATTGTATTTTCTATAACAAAGGCCTTTCCGGTGTGGAAAGGCCTTTGTTATATATAATGCTGCCGTCAGCATGCATTAGCTATGCAATCTGCCTGCGGTACCGTATATGGGCAATATATACTAAAAAAGTTTTATTAACCTCCCTCCTTTTTTCGCAGGGCCCAACTCTAGGCGATGTAAATATCCGTCTGATAGTTAAACACCAAACGCTTGTCGATAGCATACTCATCAAAAAGCTCACGAAGCCCCTCATACAGCCTCTTACTTTCGCTTTCTTCATTCGGAAAGTAAGATGAAGATTTCACACGGCCAAAAAATGCCTTCAGATCAAAGGTTTGCTGATTGGGAAGAGAAAACTTACGAATGTCTTTTGGTACAAAGAACTCATGAATATGTTCATCTGTGATATTCTTTTGAGTAACGGTTTGATATTCCGGAATATGTTTGACCAGAAATTCTTCATAAGCACGCTGAAATTCATCTTCCGGACTCCGTTGATTCCATACCAGTACGATATGTCCTTCAGGCTTCAGAATGCGCTGGAATTCAGCCTTAGTCTTCACTTTATCGAACCAGTGAAAAGACTGTCCCGCAAAGATCAGATCAATACAATGATCATCGATTTTGGTATCCTCAGCTGTAGCATTTACAGCTATAAAATTTCTGTTCTTTTTGAAATGATGTATACATGCTTCACGCATGGCCTGATTAGGTTCTACTCCAAAAGTATTGTTACCGTTATCCACAAACAGTTTGGTCGATATACCCGTTCCACTGCCAATATCCGCGACCAGCCAATCCTTGTTAAAACCGATTTCCCGGGTCAGCAGGGAAAGAATCTGATTGGGGTAACTGGGTCTGTATTTTTCATAATCAACCACCCGGTCTGTAAATCTGTCAACGTTCTTTTTCATCTGTAAATGATTTATTTTAATGGCATCAAGCAATCCGATTTAATCCATCAACCCCTCATCCTGAAAACTAAAATATTTGCTGTTTGTAAATATCACATGATCCATTACTCTAATATCCATTATTTTTGAAGCATCTACAATTTTTTTTGTCAATTGCAGATCCTGATTACTCGGTTTCAAAGAACCTGACGGATGGTTGTGTACCAGTATCATAGAACTGGCCTGACAGTTCAATGCATGTTTGAGAATAATGCGTACATCTACCGGTGTAAAATCATTTCCCCCTCTCCCGATCAGTTGCTGACTCAGAATAACGGATGCCCTGTTGAGGTACAATACCCAGAACTCTTCATGCAGAAGATCCTGTAACTGGAATTTGAA
Proteins encoded in this region:
- a CDS encoding ligand-binding sensor domain-containing protein; the protein is MSTFFKSNILVFFVTLFCIQNLLGQEIPKIGHPWVQQYTKFNYNAGNQNWSVATDSSGVIYVGNGDGLLQFDGQVWSLHTLPNKSTVRAVTVGPQQRIYTGGMGEFGYWEKSKIGKLTYHSISKLVSKETILKDEIWKIIIDGKRVIFQSFANLYCYENGKIDLVSGNNQPFLFAFKANNRIFIEKLPGGLFELKNKSLIPLKGNEVLRNQLILSILPLSGQSVLIGTAKNGLYSYDDEHGIRPWNNEINEQLKNAQLNNGIQVFKDYYAYGTILNGIFIINKEGQLIQHINKQNGLQNNTVLSLTTDLQKQIWAGLDNGIARIDIQSPLYFYADNSGSIGTVYSARIFNGYLYLGTNQGLFYSPWSSNTAQKPMKFNLVPQSQGQVWDLSVIDGELICGHNDGTFKVSGQQFVKISDMTGGWVIKQIKGHSNLLIQGNYTGMALFRKGNNGWTLDTKINNRNLPVSAIEQKSENQFWVSNAQGLNLISTDSAYRNIIQTKEFGTKEGLPSRTGNHPTNLNGSIIFSTDSGFYRYDDISDKFAPYRYLNEKLGSFAYSNKIIPAQANQFWFINKGHIAYASFMPKGELQIDSSRFATLKNQMMKYYENINQISPDLFLISIDNGFALYNPETKIEATSYKPKPIIQGVYNITKEIKAFTDSDEELSIPYSSNNIRIRFAIPWYSSRPVRFQYFLEGYSQDWSDWSEEYQKDFTNLRNRNYTFKVRAQLPDGTITDVTSLEFTVNPPWYLTWWALLIYFLLFAVCIHYGRKWYEHKLEKHRKILREKLSRQQEETLKKEMEARERQMVQLKNEQLEQELAGKNRELANSAMNIVYKNELLNTIHEELISLKDNDGKKLSNEHVKKISKIINEAYNDERDWNLFEKSFNEAHENFFKKLKKDYPALVPNDLKLCAYLRMNMNSKEIASLLNITTRGVEIRRYRLRKKLNIPTEKNLSEFLLEV
- a CDS encoding SusC/RagA family TonB-linked outer membrane protein, which produces MRNFFTYFLLVFSLALSTPLFGQQISISGTVKDSGTGIGIAGVTIAIKGGTTAVQSNDEGLFTIQAKPTDVLQLRYIGYVTQDVPVNNQTTLNIALVSDSEALEEVVVIGYGTAAKRDLTGSIASVSGKDVADKPSPNPISSIQGKVAGVQITNSGEPGGAPNVKIRGTNSINGASPLYVVDGILNDNINFLNPSDIESMEILKDPSSLAIFGVRGANGVIIISTKSAKQGDLNFNFNSTLGFKDVNHRMKMTDAEGFKTLYNEQLKNEGATPFDYTNWNANTDWQDQIFQRGILNYNNLSVSGATDKNKFYMGLGYTTEEGVVKHEEYKKLTLNINDELKITDNFKVGMNFSGYKASLPQIQSGLINTAIIASPVTPIFNDEYGLYHNTPPFQTPQIYSPMVGLELRKNTRISDEYRAVGSVFAELTFLEHFTAKASFLYDYGFNGIRSYTPIVNVYDPNIQGTDKTSTLVRTTSVSQEQNTYKKAQSDWLLTYKNNWGDHSLTATAGFTTYYRGYEGIITNVGQGSGDPIPNDPRFFYTTMGDQTTRSIGGSQWERATLSYLVRGLYNYKGKYLLNGSFRRDGSSAFLGSNRWQNSGAIGAGWVVSEESFMQEQQLFDNLKIKGSWGVLGNENTGDGYRYPVYPTLVSGSSTSFGDNIYPALSPAYSPDPNLRWESVHSWEAGFEAKMLKNRLSLEAVYYDKKTKDILVEVPGVNGFLPILRNAGEIQNKGFEFSAGWNQQLTEDLKLGVNANLTTLKNKVLNLVNDDFAILAGNGVSRTMSGQPVGYFYGLRTDGVYQNQAEVDAGPKSGLGAAFKPGDIKYVDINNDGTINTQDRTIIGNPTPDFIYGFSVNLSYKNFDFGTEFMGVSGNELIRTWNRNQYSTFNFLEDRLGRWTGEGTSNFEPIMDSKRTNNREFSSYFIEDGSFFRVRNIQLGYNFKREALEKIKLKSLRLFLNAQNPFTFSKNTGYTPEIGGSAIAVGVDNGTYPIPAIYTVGVNVNF
- a CDS encoding RagB/SusD family nutrient uptake outer membrane protein — encoded protein: MKTNISTYISATLLALLVLSSCSKDFLDRKPLGQLTEEDLPAGSLEGQVLAIYAGLRSEGTSGLPYVGVHNMRSDDAEIGSSVGDEAGSAPNTDDFQYTTNFWLWGNYWTDHYKLIALTNTAIETADSLGNQSPEVARGLAEAKFFRAWAYFNLVRAFGEVPKIDFRVRDQKESILPKSPIADIYALIDADLEYATQHLPLNWESRFIGRITQGAAFAVQAKTFLARQQYSKALAASRMVINSGQYNLGVAYNQIFRESSENSKESVFEIQAYYAQGQTNLGITYAGRQGVRGSGAMNLGWGWNVPNERLAKAFEQGDPRKDETLLYAGQVNTPYGELIPAATATVPRAYWNKKVYTDPKIRTTTGSQAGEWFNFRVIRYADVVLMAAEAANEVGEQEAALTYLEQIRVRARGGNNAILPKVTTTNQQELRLAIRHERQVELGMENERFFDLIRWNIDAETFKDAGKTNYQLRNRYLPIPQNEIDRSGGVLIQNPNY